The following coding sequences lie in one Serratia symbiotica genomic window:
- the kdtX gene encoding Lipopolysaccharide core biosynthesis glycosyltransferase KdtX, translating to MKNRKNISVIIITKNENKLLIDCLLSVMWAEEIIVLDSGSLDNTISIAKNMGANVFTNTNWKGFGKQRQLAQNYANNDFILMIDADERVTPKLRKSIELTLTKFNNNTIYSFSRRNFFLGQFMRYGGWYPDTVNRLYNKKYHSYNDNLVHESLNVNNSNIIKLKGDLLHITCHNFISFQRKQLYYAEEWAKQNFKLGKNCTYISIFIHTFNSFFKTLLLRTSFLDGKKGFLLAIINAQYTFNKYTELWNLKNNNIK from the coding sequence ATAAAAAATCGTAAAAATATTTCAGTAATAATAATTACTAAAAATGAAAATAAACTATTAATAGATTGTTTACTTTCAGTTATGTGGGCTGAAGAAATTATAGTATTAGATTCAGGAAGTTTAGATAATACTATTTCTATTGCTAAAAATATGGGTGCAAATGTATTTACTAACACAAATTGGAAAGGTTTTGGAAAACAACGTCAATTAGCACAAAATTATGCAAATAATGATTTTATATTAATGATTGATGCTGATGAACGTGTAACACCTAAATTACGTAAATCTATTGAATTAACTTTAACTAAATTTAATAATAATACAATTTATAGTTTTTCACGTCGAAATTTTTTCCTTGGACAGTTTATGCGTTATGGTGGGTGGTATCCAGATACAGTTAATCGTTTATATAACAAAAAATATCATTCTTATAATGATAACTTAGTACATGAATCTCTTAATGTTAATAATTCCAATATTATTAAACTTAAAGGTGATTTATTACATATCACTTGTCATAATTTTATTTCATTTCAACGAAAACAATTATATTATGCAGAAGAATGGGCAAAACAAAACTTTAAATTAGGTAAAAATTGTACTTATATATCAATTTTTATTCATACATTTAATTCATTCTTTAAAACTTTATTATTACGCACTAGTTTCTTAGATGGTAAAAAAGGATTTTTATTAGCAATAATTAATGCACAATATACTTTTAATAAATATACTGAATTATGGAATTTAAAAAATAATAATATTAAATAA
- the waaA gene encoding 3-deoxy-D-manno-octulosonic acid transferase, translating into MSLYFYKILLYIIQPIILLKLLLRSRLVPDYRKRLKERYGFYNKKNISSSIILHAVSVGETLTAIPLVKALRKYYPYLSITITTMTPTGSERVKHILGNDVYHVYLPYDLPCSINRFLKKINPKLVIIMETELWPNLIYELHKRNIPLIIINARLSERSSKKYKIINTFIKKVLHRITLIVAQNKEDGMRFIKLGLHPSKLNIIGNLKFNITITQKLSLNIISLRYKWKQNRPIWIAASTHHGEENILLTAQRQLLKKYPNLLLILVPRHQERFIIVKKLVHKYGFNYILRSDNKAPNNNTQIIIGDTIGELMLLYGISDIAFIGGSLVKNGGHNPLEAAIHTIPILMGPYTFNFKDICKTLLQNKGLITITNVNSLINKIDILLTNKNYRDYYGRHAFKVLQKNKRVLQQLLTILQPYLPTRGN; encoded by the coding sequence ATGTCATTATATTTTTATAAAATATTATTATATATTATTCAACCTATAATTTTATTAAAACTTTTATTACGTAGTAGATTAGTTCCAGATTATCGAAAACGTTTAAAAGAACGTTATGGTTTTTATAATAAAAAAAATATTTCAAGTAGTATTATACTACATGCTGTTTCTGTTGGTGAAACATTAACTGCTATACCATTAGTAAAAGCATTACGTAAATATTATCCATATTTATCTATTACTATTACTACCATGACACCAACAGGTTCAGAACGTGTAAAACATATTTTGGGTAATGATGTTTATCATGTTTATTTACCTTATGATTTACCTTGTTCTATAAATCGATTTTTAAAAAAAATTAATCCAAAATTAGTAATTATTATGGAAACTGAATTATGGCCAAATTTAATTTATGAATTACATAAACGAAATATTCCTTTAATAATTATTAATGCACGTCTTTCTGAACGTTCTTCTAAAAAATATAAAATAATTAATACTTTTATTAAAAAAGTACTTCATCGTATTACATTAATTGTTGCTCAAAATAAAGAAGATGGAATGCGTTTTATTAAATTAGGCTTACATCCTTCGAAATTAAACATAATAGGTAATCTTAAATTTAATATTACTATTACACAGAAATTATCTTTAAATATTATTTCTTTACGATATAAATGGAAACAAAATCGTCCAATATGGATCGCTGCTAGCACTCATCATGGTGAAGAAAATATTCTTTTAACAGCACAACGTCAACTTTTAAAGAAATATCCTAATTTATTACTAATATTAGTACCACGTCATCAAGAACGATTTATAATCGTAAAAAAATTAGTACATAAATATGGATTTAATTATATATTACGTAGTGATAATAAAGCTCCTAATAATAATACACAAATAATTATTGGTGATACTATAGGCGAACTTATGTTATTATATGGAATTTCTGATATAGCTTTTATTGGTGGTAGTTTAGTAAAAAATGGAGGACATAATCCATTAGAAGCTGCTATACATACTATTCCAATACTTATGGGTCCATATACTTTTAATTTTAAAGATATTTGTAAAACATTATTACAAAATAAAGGATTAATAACTATTACAAATGTTAATTCATTAATAAATAAAATAGATATATTATTAACTAATAAAAATTATCGTGATTATTATGGAAGACATGCATTTAAAGTATTACAAAAAAATAAAAGAGTATTACAACAATTATTAACAATTTTACAACCATATCTTCCGACTCGAGGTAATTAA
- the rpmB gene encoding 50S ribosomal protein L28 — translation MSKFCQITGKHPISGNNRSHAMNATKRRFLPNLHLHRFWLESEKRFITLRVSTKGMRIIDKKGIDIVLSNMLIK, via the coding sequence ATGTCTAAATTTTGTCAAATTACTGGTAAACATCCTATAAGTGGTAATAATCGTTCTCATGCAATGAATGCAACTAAACGTCGTTTTTTACCTAATTTACATTTACATCGTTTTTGGTTAGAATCTGAAAAACGTTTTATAACTTTGCGAGTATCTACTAAAGGTATGCGTATTATTGATAAAAAAGGTATTGATATAGTGTTAAGTAATATGTTAATTAAATAA
- the bioA gene encoding Adenosylmethionine-8-amino-7-oxononanoate aminotransferase, with the protein VIQSDLVFDQHHIWHPYASIYHPSPCYLVTKASGVKLYLSDGRCLIDGMSSWWAAIHGYNHPKLNLAIKRQLKKMSHVMFGGITHSAAISLCRKLITITPSELQCIFLADSGSVAIEVALKMALQYWQARKEKRQYMLTVRHGYHGDTFGAMSVCDPINSMHALYPGFFTKHLFAPAPPCYSNKEWNEKYIIPFEKLLKKHAKNIAAVILEPIVQCAGGMRIYHPTYLTRVRELCDYYKILLIADEIATGFGRTGKLFAFEHAGIVPDILCLGKALTGGYMTLSATLTNRKIANTISKGKVGCFMHGPTFMGNPLACAVAETNLTLLMENHWQKQVNTIEKQLKKQLLPLIKCPKVFDIRIIGAIGVIEMKHPVNVEKLQKKFIKRGVWLRPFGTLIYLIPPYIIKSKQLQLVIEAIKDVICNY; encoded by the coding sequence GTTATACAGTCTGATTTGGTATTCGACCAACATCATATCTGGCATCCATATGCCTCAATATATCATCCATCACCTTGTTATCTAGTAACAAAAGCTTCCGGGGTTAAATTATATTTATCTGATGGTCGATGTTTAATAGATGGAATGTCTTCATGGTGGGCAGCAATCCATGGTTATAATCATCCAAAATTAAATTTAGCTATTAAACGACAATTAAAAAAAATGTCACATGTAATGTTTGGAGGAATTACTCATTCAGCTGCTATTTCTTTATGTCGTAAATTAATAACAATCACACCATCAGAATTACAATGTATCTTTTTAGCAGATTCAGGTTCAGTAGCTATAGAAGTTGCGTTAAAGATGGCATTACAATATTGGCAAGCACGAAAAGAAAAAAGACAATATATGCTTACTGTACGTCATGGTTATCATGGAGATACATTTGGTGCAATGTCAGTATGTGATCCAATAAATTCAATGCATGCATTATATCCAGGATTTTTTACTAAACATTTATTTGCACCTGCACCTCCATGCTATTCTAATAAAGAATGGAATGAAAAATATATTATACCTTTTGAAAAATTGTTAAAAAAACATGCTAAAAATATAGCAGCAGTAATTTTAGAACCTATAGTACAATGTGCTGGAGGTATGCGTATTTATCATCCCACTTATCTGACACGAGTACGTGAATTATGTGATTATTATAAAATACTTTTAATTGCTGATGAAATAGCTACTGGTTTTGGTAGAACAGGTAAATTATTTGCTTTTGAACATGCTGGAATAGTTCCAGATATTTTATGTTTAGGTAAAGCATTAACTGGAGGTTATATGACATTGTCTGCTACATTAACAAATAGAAAAATAGCTAATACTATTAGTAAAGGTAAAGTAGGTTGTTTTATGCATGGACCGACTTTTATGGGTAATCCTTTAGCTTGCGCAGTAGCTGAAACAAATTTAACATTATTAATGGAAAACCATTGGCAAAAACAAGTAAATACTATTGAAAAACAATTAAAAAAACAATTATTACCTTTAATAAAATGCCCAAAAGTATTTGATATACGTATAATAGGAGCAATTGGTGTAATTGAAATGAAACATCCAGTAAATGTAGAAAAATTACAAAAAAAATTTATTAAACGTGGTGTATGGTTACGTCCATTTGGTACATTAATTTATTTAATACCTCCTTATATTATTAAATCTAAACAACTTCAATTAGTAATAGAAGCAATAAAAGATGTAATTTGTAATTATTAA
- the mdfA gene encoding Multidrug transporter MdfA, whose protein sequence is MKTKLLPAPKFGQQEFIFPLCLVLFEFATYIGNDMIQPGMLSVVKNFNVGEEWVPTSMTAYLAGGIFLQWLLGPLSDYRGRRPIMLFGVAFFIISCLAILLVNTIQQFIFMRFLQGISLCFIGAVGYVTIQESFEEVVCIKITALMANIALIAPLLGPLAGATLLRVAPWQTMFILFAILATISFYGLWKAMPETIKLYDEKFSLSNLWCDYQKVLSNYRFIYGSLAIGFSSLPLLSWIAQSPVILISDGSLSTLDYGLLQIPIFGALILGNFILSKMTGKSSIEYFIKCGAYPMMIGLLISIIATFFSNYIYLWMIIGLSFYAFGIGLVNAGLYRLTLFASNISKGTVSATMGMLSMLVFTIGIELSKIAYMCGGSILFNVFNLIIGLCWLILIILFFHTD, encoded by the coding sequence ATGAAAACAAAATTATTACCTGCGCCAAAATTTGGTCAACAGGAATTTATATTTCCACTTTGTTTAGTTTTATTTGAATTTGCCACTTATATAGGCAATGATATGATTCAACCTGGTATGTTATCAGTTGTAAAAAATTTTAATGTTGGTGAAGAATGGGTACCAACATCAATGACAGCTTATTTAGCTGGGGGTATTTTTTTACAATGGTTACTTGGTCCATTATCAGATTATCGTGGACGTCGTCCTATTATGTTATTTGGAGTAGCTTTTTTTATTATATCTTGTTTAGCTATTTTATTAGTAAATACTATTCAACAATTTATTTTCATGCGATTTTTACAAGGTATTAGTCTTTGTTTTATTGGTGCAGTAGGTTATGTTACTATTCAAGAATCTTTTGAAGAAGTAGTTTGTATTAAAATTACTGCACTTATGGCTAATATTGCTCTTATTGCGCCATTACTCGGACCTTTAGCTGGAGCAACATTACTCCGAGTAGCTCCATGGCAAACTATGTTTATATTATTTGCTATTTTAGCTACTATTTCTTTTTATGGTCTTTGGAAAGCGATGCCAGAAACTATTAAATTATATGATGAAAAATTTTCTTTAAGTAATTTATGGTGTGATTATCAAAAAGTTTTAAGTAATTATCGATTTATTTATGGTTCTTTAGCAATAGGTTTTTCTAGTTTACCATTATTATCTTGGATAGCTCAATCTCCAGTAATTTTAATTAGTGATGGATCTTTATCAACATTAGATTATGGTTTGTTACAAATTCCTATATTTGGTGCATTAATTCTTGGAAATTTTATATTATCTAAAATGACAGGTAAAAGTAGCATAGAATATTTTATAAAATGTGGTGCATATCCAATGATGATAGGATTATTAATTTCTATTATAGCAACTTTTTTTTCAAATTATATTTATTTATGGATGATTATTGGATTAAGTTTTTATGCTTTTGGTATTGGATTAGTTAATGCTGGTTTATATCGCTTAACATTATTTGCTAGTAATATTAGTAAAGGTACTGTATCTGCTACTATGGGTATGTTAAGTATGTTAGTGTTTACTATTGGTATTGAATTATCTAAAATTGCTTATATGTGTGGTGGAAGTATATTATTTAACGTTTTTAATTTAATTATTGGTTTATGTTGGTTAATATTAATTATATTATTCTTTCATACTGATTAA
- the coaD gene encoding Phosphopantetheine adenylyltransferase, with translation MNNKAIYPGTFDPITNGHLDLLTRATLIFDYVILAITTNATKKPLFKLEERIKLATQVTVHLNNLEVLGFNELITNFAKKHNINILIRGLRNISDFEYELQLETLNKSLMPTLESIFFMSSNKWSCISSSVVKEIAKFGGDVTSFLPEIITQALIKKLSINN, from the coding sequence ATGAATAATAAAGCTATTTATCCTGGAACATTTGATCCTATAACAAATGGTCATTTAGATTTATTAACACGTGCTACACTAATATTTGATTATGTTATTTTAGCTATTACTACTAATGCAACTAAAAAACCATTATTTAAATTAGAAGAAAGAATAAAATTAGCAACTCAAGTAACTGTACATTTAAATAATTTAGAAGTACTAGGATTTAATGAATTAATAACTAATTTTGCTAAAAAACATAATATAAATATTTTAATTCGTGGATTACGAAATATATCAGATTTTGAATATGAATTACAATTAGAAACTTTAAATAAAAGTCTTATGCCAACATTAGAAAGTATTTTTTTTATGTCATCTAATAAATGGTCTTGTATTTCTTCTTCAGTAGTAAAAGAAATTGCTAAATTTGGTGGAGATGTAACATCATTTTTACCTGAAATAATTACTCAAGCATTAATAAAAAAACTTTCTATAAATAATTAA
- the rpmG gene encoding 50S ribosomal protein L33: MSKSIREKIKLISSAGTGHFYTTTKNKRIKKDKLEFKKFDPIIRKYVLYKEAKIK; this comes from the coding sequence ATGAGTAAAAGTATTCGAGAAAAAATTAAGTTAATTTCTTCTGCTGGTACAGGTCATTTTTATACTACTACTAAAAATAAACGAATAAAAAAAGATAAATTAGAATTTAAAAAATTTGATCCAATTATTCGTAAGTATGTATTATATAAAGAAGCTAAAATTAAATAA
- the hns gene encoding DNA-binding protein H-NS translates to MSEALKILNNIRTLRAQAREYSLGMLEEMLEKLEIVVNERRKEDTQAKAEIEERTLKLQQYRDMLIADGIDPNELIQTMVEIKSINKSKRAIRPAKYKYKNEHGELKTWTGQGRTPAIIKEAIEEQGKFLDDFLLS, encoded by the coding sequence ATGAGTGAAGCATTAAAGATTTTAAATAATATTCGTACTTTACGTGCTCAAGCACGAGAATATAGTTTGGGAATGTTAGAGGAAATGCTTGAAAAACTAGAAATAGTTGTAAATGAACGTCGTAAAGAAGACACTCAGGCTAAAGCAGAAATTGAAGAACGTACTCTTAAATTGCAACAATATCGTGATATGTTAATTGCTGATGGTATTGATCCTAATGAATTAATACAAACTATGGTAGAAATAAAATCTATTAATAAATCAAAACGTGCAATACGTCCTGCTAAATATAAATATAAAAATGAACATGGTGAATTAAAAACCTGGACAGGTCAAGGTAGAACTCCAGCTATTATAAAAGAAGCTATTGAAGAACAAGGAAAATTTTTAGATGATTTTCTATTATCATAA